One segment of Candidatus Binatia bacterium DNA contains the following:
- a CDS encoding M24 family metallopeptidase, with protein MGASKTMINSGERGFGLPKFSAKERDRRWGRVRELMRGAGMDAIIGFPNQSHWDQFQADIRYLTHIGGHQYEVAAVFPLSGEVTAFVRGANEVEWWGIAQDWVKDIRATRRTWGEPVIERMKELKLDGARIGVSGLSGLLRAPEGTVVAGMLEKVKKAFPNAKIENATELLQDARSVKGVEEVAFIERSAGILDRVVETIVAKARPGVMENEVVAAIWQTIIGSGGDYPSMTHWGAGAGVPWASRMAPHRKLQPGDMINTELEAKYGGYIAQTVQAACLGKIPPELKRAFEVSVAIFDDLVAFMKPGVTYREVIRRYQNLVREANHIPKGMLLHGRGIGEDRPQVTGEADVGYNTAQYTMHLDIPLVEGNVVVLKPGAMPAEAPDSIRCGDTVVIGAAGARRLGKRKFTFPEIL; from the coding sequence ATGGGGGCATCCAAAACAATGATCAACAGCGGCGAAAGAGGGTTCGGCCTTCCCAAATTCAGCGCCAAAGAGCGCGACCGGCGGTGGGGCAGGGTGCGGGAGCTGATGCGCGGCGCGGGAATGGACGCGATCATCGGCTTTCCCAATCAAAGCCACTGGGATCAGTTTCAGGCCGACATCCGCTATTTAACCCACATCGGCGGCCATCAGTACGAGGTCGCCGCGGTTTTTCCGCTCTCCGGCGAAGTGACCGCGTTCGTGCGCGGCGCCAACGAGGTCGAATGGTGGGGGATCGCTCAGGACTGGGTTAAAGACATCCGCGCGACGCGGCGCACCTGGGGCGAGCCGGTGATCGAGCGCATGAAAGAACTGAAGCTCGACGGCGCGCGCATCGGCGTCAGCGGCCTCAGCGGACTTCTGCGGGCGCCCGAAGGAACCGTCGTCGCCGGCATGCTGGAGAAAGTGAAAAAAGCATTTCCCAACGCGAAGATCGAGAACGCGACCGAACTGTTGCAGGACGCGCGCTCGGTCAAGGGCGTGGAGGAAGTCGCGTTTATCGAGCGGTCGGCTGGGATTTTGGACCGCGTCGTCGAGACGATCGTGGCGAAGGCGCGGCCGGGCGTGATGGAGAACGAAGTCGTCGCGGCGATCTGGCAGACGATCATCGGGAGCGGCGGCGATTACCCGTCGATGACGCACTGGGGCGCCGGCGCCGGAGTTCCCTGGGCGTCGCGCATGGCGCCGCACCGGAAGCTTCAGCCCGGCGACATGATCAACACCGAGCTCGAAGCCAAATACGGCGGCTACATCGCGCAGACGGTCCAGGCCGCCTGTCTCGGCAAAATTCCGCCGGAGCTCAAGCGCGCGTTCGAGGTCAGCGTCGCGATCTTCGACGATCTCGTCGCTTTCATGAAGCCGGGCGTTACTTACCGCGAGGTCATCCGGCGCTATCAGAATCTCGTCCGCGAAGCGAATCATATTCCGAAAGGCATGCTGCTCCACGGCCGCGGCATCGGCGAGGACCGGCCGCAGGTGACGGGCGAGGCGGACGTGGGCTACAACACGGCGCAGTACACCATGCACCTGGATATTCCATTGGTGGAGGGAAACGTGGTTGTCTTGAAGCCCGGCGCGATGCCGGCGGAGGCGCCGGACTCGATTCGCTGCGGCGACACGGTCGTGATCGGCGCCGCCGGCGCGCGCCGCCTGGGAAAAAGAAAATTCACTTTTCCGGAGATACTCTGA